Proteins encoded in a region of the Nitrospira sp. genome:
- a CDS encoding CHC2 zinc finger domain-containing protein — protein sequence MLSRRALFRMIAAVGFGSIFRTKAVNAPPLLSGRNTNRMSDASCPENSLVEVPQGLDAHLRALMQWEELRCGLDGAELVRRYTLLDEVTERMLPPERLRGRCPFCPTRFDSFLVYYDTNSFYCEECEAEGTIVDFYARMEGIPYREALSHLLNLLDSNQLKGRFR from the coding sequence ATGCTTAGCAGACGTGCTCTATTCAGGATGATTGCTGCGGTCGGATTCGGCTCTATCTTCAGGACAAAGGCAGTCAACGCGCCTCCATTGTTGTCGGGCCGCAACACGAACAGAATGTCTGACGCTTCTTGCCCCGAAAACTCGCTCGTCGAGGTACCTCAAGGGCTTGATGCCCATCTGCGGGCGCTCATGCAATGGGAAGAACTGCGGTGTGGCCTCGACGGCGCGGAACTTGTGAGGCGCTATACCTTGCTGGATGAGGTCACGGAACGGATGCTTCCGCCTGAGCGCTTAAGAGGCCGGTGTCCTTTTTGCCCTACACGCTTTGACTCGTTTCTTGTCTATTACGACACCAATTCATTTTACTGTGAGGAATGTGAAGCTGAGGGGACGATTGTAGATTTTTACGCCAGGATGGAAGGTATTCCTTATAGAGAAGCGCTGTCTCACTTGCTAAACCTTCTTGACTCGAACCAGTTAAAAGGGCGGTTTAGGTAG
- a CDS encoding DUF3597 domain-containing protein: protein MGFFSSIMEKLGLGASAAQAAPAPQAAPTAVPTPAAPAPPKTMKTVDVVAKLEGLAASHKEKLNWKVSIVDLMKLLGLDSSLTARKGLATELGCPAEKMGDSAQMNMWLHKTVLQKLADNGGNIPNELL, encoded by the coding sequence ATGGGATTCTTCAGCTCGATTATGGAAAAGCTTGGACTTGGTGCTTCTGCTGCGCAAGCCGCCCCTGCTCCGCAGGCTGCGCCCACAGCGGTTCCTACTCCCGCAGCGCCTGCGCCGCCTAAGACAATGAAGACCGTCGATGTCGTCGCCAAGCTTGAGGGGTTGGCGGCTTCGCACAAAGAAAAGCTCAATTGGAAAGTCTCGATTGTCGATCTCATGAAACTCTTGGGCCTCGACAGCAGTCTGACCGCACGGAAGGGGCTGGCAACCGAACTGGGATGTCCCGCTGAAAAGATGGGGGACTCAGCGCAAATGAATATGTGGTTGCACAAGACTGTCCTGCAGAAGTTGGCCGATAACGGAGGAAATATTCCGAATGAATTACTGTAA
- a CDS encoding type II toxin-antitoxin system RelE/ParE family toxin: MAAKRPRFTENFSTNLTAIESFLGPQGRSAYRRILDRLFDDAIPSLCQFPQSGRSFLAHTIKSAKARTLTKELRKLLGKEDDLREFVTDEYLVLYLVRRSQVIFLAVKHHRQLSFDLKQFWSRE; encoded by the coding sequence ATGGCCGCTAAGCGGCCACGTTTTACCGAGAACTTCTCAACCAACCTGACAGCCATCGAGTCTTTTCTCGGCCCTCAGGGCCGTTCGGCATACCGCCGGATTCTCGATCGTCTCTTCGATGACGCCATTCCCTCCCTGTGCCAATTCCCGCAATCCGGGCGCTCGTTCTTGGCTCATACCATCAAATCTGCAAAAGCGAGGACTCTTACCAAGGAACTGCGCAAACTCCTCGGCAAAGAAGACGACCTGCGTGAATTTGTGACGGACGAATATCTCGTACTCTATCTGGTGCGCCGGAGCCAAGTGATCTTTCTCGCCGTGAAACATCACCGGCAACTGTCATTCGACCTTAAACAGTTCTGGAGCAGAGAATAG
- a CDS encoding type II toxin-antitoxin system Phd/YefM family antitoxin yields the protein MAITTKDVISLSHARAKLTELCDEVREKGNEKLITKNGGSCAALIDADRLDYYHRLEREHIHLGLFEEAIKGLTDLKGGKTLSLAQLKSRHGR from the coding sequence ATGGCCATTACAACCAAAGACGTCATCTCACTCAGTCACGCGCGTGCGAAGCTCACCGAATTGTGCGATGAGGTACGGGAAAAGGGGAACGAGAAACTCATTACCAAGAACGGGGGCAGTTGCGCAGCCCTGATTGATGCGGACCGCCTGGACTACTATCACCGGCTGGAGCGGGAGCACATCCACCTCGGACTGTTTGAAGAAGCGATCAAGGGCCTTACCGATCTGAAAGGCGGCAAGACGCTCAGTCTTGCGCAACTCAAATCGCGTCATGGCCGCTAA